TTACAAAAATAAAAGGAAAAACGCATCTTTCATTTTTTAGAACGATGCGTTTTTAGTCAACTAAAAAATTCTCTAGTAAGTACTTGCGACTTGTTTGACGATCACACAGTCAGCAGCTTGTTTTTCAAAAAACATCTCGATCTGTAAAGACCAAGTTGCTGGGCCTGTCCCCCAGATCCGATTCTTGACCTGACTTTGTCCGATCAGAATTGCTTTAGTCCCTTCGATCTTGAGATCTTTGATCGCTTTTTCATGCTAAGAATAGTACGTCATCTCCCCGTCTCGATCTGAGTCAACCACTCAGAGACTGGTTGCACATAGCCCGTCATGTGGCCTAAGACTGTATCTGGTTTTAATAATTTTCAAGCGTAGCCGTATCTTTTGCGACCATCGCTTGATCAACTTGGCGATATTTAGCTTTTAAGAGCTCTTCATCAGACATCATGATCCCCCTCGTTTGTTTCCTTTAATTATACAAGCTATCTTAGCAAAAGTTCCTAGACTATTTTTAGATAACTGATAGAATTATTTCCTCAACCAAACGAGCGGATTTTGAGCGGATTTTTTCACTTAAGTTTATAGACTCGATCTCGGGTCGACCCCGTAACTTGGAGTAACCCAAGATCTACAAAGCGCTTTAAGTAGCGACGGGCAGTAGCTGCACTAAGACCCGTGAGCGCTTTAGCATCACTGTTAGTGATCTGTTGATTTTTTTTCAAATACGCTTCAATTATTTGGTAGAGCTCAAGTTCTCGCGGTTTTAGATCTGTTACAATATTTCTAACAGTACCTTTATTCACTCTTATTTTATAATTTTCCAAAGTCTCTAAAATATCTTGTAGCATAAATTCGATAAAAGCAGTGGAGTCATTGGTCGTGTTGCTAATAGTCAGGGCATCATAGTATCCTTGTTGATGTTCATAAATAACCGATTCGATCGGGACCCATTCAAAAAGGCGGTTCCATTTACTCAAGATCAAACTTTGCCATAAGCGCCCCATTCGTCCGTTTCCATCTTCAAACGGATGAATGATCTCTAACTCGAAGTGAACGATACAAGATTTAACAATGTCTGAAATTTGACTTTCTCTAGCCCATTGAAATAATTCACGGATCAGTTCTGGAACAAATTGCGGTCTAGCTCCGATATGCACGACCGTTCCGATTGAATCATAAACCCCAACATCGCCTGATCGAAATCTTCCTGGATGCTTTACGAGTCCGTTTGTTAGTAAATAATGCGCCAGTAAGAAATCCTCAACATCATAAGGATCTAATTTAAAAACCCGTTCATAAGCTTCATATGCATTTTGTACTTCGTGAATATCTTTAGGTGGTCCAAGTACTCTATCACCAGCAATAATTCCCGTTACTTGTTCTAGTGTCAAACTATTATTCTCGATCGCAAGTGATGATTGGATCGAACGGATCCGATTCTCTTTACGCAAATGTAATTCTCGTTTTTCAAATGAAAGTTCTGTTGTCAATACAGAAATTCTCTGAACCAAGTTCAACATTTGCGTGGTTATTCGATAATTTGGTCGCATATCTTTCATCTCTTTTCCAAGAACTTTTGTATGTAGCTCACATTCTGAGTGCTATAAAAAAACTATACTTCTTTATTATTATTTTATCTCAAAAAACTGCCGATAAGTTCTCTAAATTTATGGACTTCTAAAAAATCTAGGTCAAAACAAAAAAACGCACTGCCCACCAAAGTGAGCAATGCGTTTGAAACGTTGATATAACAGAATATTAACGTTTTGAGAATTGGCTAGCCTTACGAGCTTTCTTAAGACCAGGTTTCTTACGTTCTTTCATACGTGCATCACGTGTCAAGAGACCTGCACGTTTCAAGACGCCACGGAAGTCTGGATCTACTTCAAGCAAAGCACGTGCGATACCATGACGTGTAGCGCCAGCTTGACCTGAGAAGCCACCACCATGAACATTTACCAATACATCGTATTGATCTTTTGTTTCTGTGGCAACGAATGGTTGAGCCATAACTTCGCGTAAGTTTGCAAATGGAATGTATTCTTCTGCAGATTTGCCGTTCATTGTGATCTTACCTGTACCAGGAACTAAGATCACACGTGCAACTGAGTTTTTACGACGGCCTGTGCCGCGATATTGTACTTGTGCCAAATTCGTTTCCTCCTAGATTAAGTTTGTGATGTCTAATACTTCTGGGTTTTGAGCAGCATGCTTGTGATCTGCACCACGGTATACGTGAAGCTTCTTAGCTTGTGCACGACCAAGAGTACCCTTTGGAAGCATACCTTTAACAGATAATGCGATCAATTTTTCTGGGTCTTTTTCACGGTAGTCACCAGCTGTCCGAGCTTTCAAGCCACCTGGGTGGTTTGAGTGGTGGTAATAGATCTTATCTGTTGCTTTACGACCTGTCAAAGCAACTTTATCAGCATTGATGACGATCACAAAGTCACCTGTATCAACGTTTGGTGTAAAAGTAGGTTTGTTTTTACCACGCAAAACAGATGCCACAACTGTGGATAAACGTCCCAAAGGAACATCTGTAGCATCTACGACATACCATTTACGTTCTACTTCGCCTGGTTTTGCAATATATGTTGTACGCACGTTTATTTCCTCCATTTAATGTATACATGTTTGACAAACAATAAGTTTAACGGGGCTTACTGTGGGGCAAACAATACCAAATACTATATTACGATTTTTTTTAGGTATAGTCAATTATAACTTTTAAGAAAACTTCAAATCAAGCCTAATTTCTATTCTTCTGTCGGATAGTAGACTTTTTTTAAATAAAGTCCACTTGCTGGAGCAGTTTCCCGGCATTCATTACGATCTTTGACTTCATACAAACGTAAGAAATCATGTACTGGGCGTTTACCGTTGCCGATCTCAAGGAGCGTGGCGACCATGATGCGGACTTGATTGTATAAAAATCCATTGCCGTAAAATTCAAAGATCACTTCGTTTTGCTCCTGATCTTCACGCACAGTTGCTTCATAGATCGTGCGCACGTGGTCTTTTGTCTGACTGCCAGAAGCAACAAAACTTGAAAAATCATGTGTGCCAACGACATCTGGCAAGGCTTCTTTGATCCGCTCGATATCTAATGGATATTTATAATGCCCCGTGTAAAAACGTTTAAATGGATCAGTGAACCACGAGCGACTCACTCGGTACATATAGCGCTTGCCGTGTGTCGTAAACCGCGCATGAAAATCGTCACTGACGATCTTACACTCTAAAACCTCACAATCAAGTGGCAACATTGAATTTAACCCCCGCAACATCCCTTGTGCTGAGATCTCATGGGGAAAATCAAAGTGGATCACTTGCCCTAAAGCGTGCACGCCTGCATCAGTGCGACCTGAACCATAAACAGTGATATAGTCATCAAGTTTGCTCATCTTATTGAGCGCTTTTTCTAAGACAGATTGGACGGTCCGTTGCTTTGGTTGTGTTTGAAACCCCGCAAAATTCGTACCATCATAAGCTAAAGTTATCATATAGCGTTGTGTCATCTAACTAAATTCCTCAATTTCTCAAAAATAATAAACCTAATGTCAAAGCCAAAAAGACGCCTAAAGCAATGGTATCGCGTAAATGCCATGTTTGCGCACGATATTTGGTCCGCCCTTCGCCTCCACGATAGCCTCGTGCTTCCATCGCCGTCGCAAGCTCTTCAGCCCGTGAGAGCGCACTGACAAATAACGGGATCAAAAGTGGGATCACAGCTTTGATCCGATCTTTCAAACTCCCGGCACTAAAATCGACTCCGCGCGAACGTTGGGCATTCATGATCTTAGTCGTTTCATCCATCAAAGTCGGCACAAAACGTAAAGCGATCGAAAGCATCAACGAGATCTCATAGACAGGAACTTTGAGCTTTTTAAGCGGCTTTAATAACGATTCAGTCGCATCGGCGATCGCAAGCGGAGGAGTCGTCAAAGTCAATAACGTTGAAATGAAAATGATCAACACAAAACGACAAAAAACAAAGACGCCATTGACTAGACCAAACTGCGTCAACGAAAATGGTCCCCATTGCCAATAAACAGGTCCACCGCGGGTAAAAAAGACTTGCAGTAAAACGGTAAATAAGATCAACCAGATCAACGGCAAAAGTCCTTTGATAAAATAGCGTAAATCGATCTTTGAAAGCAAAACAAAGATCAATGTCGCTCCAGTCAATAAAAGATAGCTTTGCCAATTATTACATAAAAAGATGATCAAGACAAAGTAAAAACATAAGACTAATTTTCCCCGCGGATCAAGCCGATGGATCAACGAATCGCCTTGGAGATAACGGCCTAATAAAAGTTTATCCATCTAACTCACCTGCCTTTAACTTTTGCGCTAACGTTTGCGCAAGTTCTTTTTCGGTCAAAGGAAGTTCTGGAAAAACAAAGCCTTTTTTTTGCAATTTAGTCGCAAAAGCTGTCGTTTGCGGTAAACTCAAATGATGTTCTAAAAGCCAGTTTGGATCTTTGAACAGTTCTTTTGGCGTTGTATCGGCGATCAAATGCCCTTCTTCTAGCACTAAAACATGCTCGGCATAATTAGCGACATCATTCATCTGATGCGTCACTAAAATGATCGTTAACCCTTCTTCTTGGTGGAGACGTTTGAACATCTCCATCATTTCGACGCGTCCACTTGGATCAAGTCCTGCTGTCGGTTCGTCTAAAACTAAGACTTTGGGCGACATCGCTAAGATCCCAGCGATTGCAACGCGACGCATCTGTCCGCCTGAAAGTTCAAATGGTGAGCGCTCTAAGAGACTCTCATCTAGATGAACGAGTTTTGCTTTTTGGCGTGCGATCTCGTTAGCTTCTTCTTCGGTTTTTCCAAAGTTTTTCGGGGCAAATGCAATATCTTTTAAAACCGTCTCTTCAAAAAGTTGTGCTTCTGGAAACTGAAACACGATCCCGACTTCTCTACGCAATTCCCCGAGCTCTTTATTTTTTGTTTCGGCAGTGATCTTTTTGCCATTGATCGTTAAAGAGCCTGCCGTTGGTCGTAAAAGGCCGTTTAAGTGTTGTAAAAGCGTAGATTTACCACTTCCAGTGTGTCCGACTAAAGCGGTAAAGCTTTGATCAGCGAGCGTAAAACTGATATCAGCCAGCGCCTTTTTTTCAAGAGGCGTTCCTATTTGGTAAGTATAGCCTAATTTTTCGAGATGTATCGCCATAACCAATCCACCATTTCCTTTTCTGTTAAATATTCTTTTGGAACTGTGATACCTAACTGTGAAAGCTCGTGTTTTAAACGTTCTTGATAAGGGACGTCTAATCCTAGCGCCAGCAATTCATTTCCACGTTCAAACACATTTTTAGGGGTGTCATCTTGGATGATCTGACCATTATCTAAAACGATGATCCGGTCAGCTAAGGC
This window of the Ligilactobacillus faecis genome carries:
- the rplM gene encoding 50S ribosomal protein L13 is translated as MRTTYIAKPGEVERKWYVVDATDVPLGRLSTVVASVLRGKNKPTFTPNVDTGDFVIVINADKVALTGRKATDKIYYHHSNHPGGLKARTAGDYREKDPEKLIALSVKGMLPKGTLGRAQAKKLHVYRGADHKHAAQNPEVLDITNLI
- a CDS encoding energy-coupling factor ABC transporter ATP-binding protein, which encodes MAIHLEKLGYTYQIGTPLEKKALADISFTLADQSFTALVGHTGSGKSTLLQHLNGLLRPTAGSLTINGKKITAETKNKELGELRREVGIVFQFPEAQLFEETVLKDIAFAPKNFGKTEEEANEIARQKAKLVHLDESLLERSPFELSGGQMRRVAIAGILAMSPKVLVLDEPTAGLDPSGRVEMMEMFKRLHQEEGLTIILVTHQMNDVANYAEHVLVLEEGHLIADTTPKELFKDPNWLLEHHLSLPQTTAFATKLQKKGFVFPELPLTEKELAQTLAQKLKAGELDG
- a CDS encoding energy-coupling factor transporter transmembrane component T family protein, encoding MDKLLLGRYLQGDSLIHRLDPRGKLVLCFYFVLIIFLCNNWQSYLLLTGATLIFVLLSKIDLRYFIKGLLPLIWLILFTVLLQVFFTRGGPVYWQWGPFSLTQFGLVNGVFVFCRFVLIIFISTLLTLTTPPLAIADATESLLKPLKKLKVPVYEISLMLSIALRFVPTLMDETTKIMNAQRSRGVDFSAGSLKDRIKAVIPLLIPLFVSALSRAEELATAMEARGYRGGEGRTKYRAQTWHLRDTIALGVFLALTLGLLFLRN
- the rpsI gene encoding 30S ribosomal protein S9, producing the protein MAQVQYRGTGRRKNSVARVILVPGTGKITMNGKSAEEYIPFANLREVMAQPFVATETKDQYDVLVNVHGGGFSGQAGATRHGIARALLEVDPDFRGVLKRAGLLTRDARMKERKKPGLKKARKASQFSKR
- the truA gene encoding tRNA pseudouridine(38-40) synthase TruA, with the protein product MTQRYMITLAYDGTNFAGFQTQPKQRTVQSVLEKALNKMSKLDDYITVYGSGRTDAGVHALGQVIHFDFPHEISAQGMLRGLNSMLPLDCEVLECKIVSDDFHARFTTHGKRYMYRVSRSWFTDPFKRFYTGHYKYPLDIERIKEALPDVVGTHDFSSFVASGSQTKDHVRTIYEATVREDQEQNEVIFEFYGNGFLYNQVRIMVATLLEIGNGKRPVHDFLRLYEVKDRNECRETAPASGLYLKKVYYPTEE
- a CDS encoding Fic family protein gives rise to the protein MRPNYRITTQMLNLVQRISVLTTELSFEKRELHLRKENRIRSIQSSLAIENNSLTLEQVTGIIAGDRVLGPPKDIHEVQNAYEAYERVFKLDPYDVEDFLLAHYLLTNGLVKHPGRFRSGDVGVYDSIGTVVHIGARPQFVPELIRELFQWARESQISDIVKSCIVHFELEIIHPFEDGNGRMGRLWQSLILSKWNRLFEWVPIESVIYEHQQGYYDALTISNTTNDSTAFIEFMLQDILETLENYKIRVNKGTVRNIVTDLKPRELELYQIIEAYLKKNQQITNSDAKALTGLSAATARRYLKRFVDLGLLQVTGSTRDRVYKLK